From the genome of Flavobacterium ovatum, one region includes:
- the ssb gene encoding single-stranded DNA-binding protein — MNALRNKVQLIGHLGNDPEIKNFEGGKKLANFTLATNESYKNEKGEKVEETQWHKVVAWGKTAEIIEKYVTKGKEIAVEGKLTHRTYDDKNGEKRYITEVVVSELLMLGK; from the coding sequence ATGAATGCATTAAGAAACAAAGTACAATTAATTGGACACTTAGGAAATGACCCAGAAATCAAAAATTTTGAGGGTGGGAAAAAGTTAGCCAACTTTACATTAGCCACAAATGAAAGTTACAAAAATGAAAAAGGAGAAAAAGTAGAAGAAACCCAATGGCACAAAGTTGTAGCTTGGGGGAAAACTGCCGAAATTATTGAAAAGTATGTCACTAAAGGCAAAGAAATTGCAGTAGAAGGAAAGCTAACACACCGTACCTATGATGATAAAAACGGAGAAAAACGTTATATCACAGAAGTTGTGGTCTCTGAGCTTTTGATGTTAGGGAAGTAG